The Bifidobacterium eulemuris genome includes a window with the following:
- a CDS encoding SDR family NAD(P)-dependent oxidoreductase, with translation MSTHQYYEGASVVVTGAGSGIGRLMALKIVQEGGRVAVWDINAAAAEETARLAEERAMAVIGSKTGAWPRAAAFTVDVTDPAAVRRAAAATIDTLGKVNVLINNAGIVSGAPFEELSEAQVRRTFEVNTLSLFWTTKALLPELKRHRRAAVVTVASAAGIVAVAKQTDYAASKFAAVGFTNSLRSELKKAGSHIKTLTVCPYYIDTGMFDGVTTKFPLLLPILKEQAVADRIVEAVAKGRERLIMPPFAAVAGVVAALPPKIADPIYGFFGLNEGMDHFTGRR, from the coding sequence ATGTCCACGCATCAGTATTACGAAGGCGCAAGTGTGGTGGTCACCGGTGCCGGTTCGGGCATCGGCCGTCTGATGGCGCTGAAAATCGTTCAGGAGGGTGGTCGCGTCGCGGTGTGGGATATCAACGCCGCAGCGGCCGAGGAGACCGCGCGTTTGGCGGAAGAGCGGGCGATGGCCGTCATCGGCTCGAAAACCGGTGCATGGCCGCGCGCCGCGGCGTTCACCGTGGACGTCACCGATCCGGCGGCCGTGCGGCGAGCCGCCGCCGCGACCATCGATACGCTCGGCAAGGTGAACGTGCTGATCAACAACGCCGGCATCGTGTCCGGCGCGCCGTTCGAGGAGCTTTCCGAAGCGCAGGTCCGCCGCACCTTCGAGGTCAACACGCTGAGCCTGTTCTGGACCACTAAGGCCCTCCTTCCCGAGCTCAAACGGCACCGCCGCGCCGCGGTCGTCACCGTGGCCTCCGCCGCCGGCATCGTCGCGGTGGCGAAGCAGACCGACTACGCGGCCAGCAAATTCGCCGCGGTCGGCTTCACCAACTCGCTGCGCAGCGAACTGAAAAAAGCCGGTTCGCATATCAAAACGCTTACCGTCTGCCCGTATTACATCGACACCGGCATGTTCGACGGCGTGACCACCAAATTCCCGCTGCTGCTGCCGATCCTCAAGGAACAGGCGGTGGCCGACCGCATCGTCGAGGCCGTGGCCAAGGGACGCGAGCGCCTCATCATGCCGCCGTTCGCCGCCGTGGCCGGCGTGGTGGCCGCACTGCCGCCGAAGATCGCCGATCCGATCTATGGCTTCTTCGGACTCAACGAAGGCATGGACCACTTCACCGGCCGTCGTTAG
- the purF gene encoding amidophosphoribosyltransferase, with translation MSAELEDIHEECGIFGVWGHPDASRLTYFGLHALQHRGQEGAGIVSNDNGTLIGHRGLGLLTQVFADERQIQRLKGDKAIGHVRYATAGSGTTDNIQPFIFRFHDGDVALCHNGNLTNCPSLRRKLEDEGAIFHSNSDTEVLMHLIRRSDKPTFMDKLKEALNTVHGGFAYLLMTNDAMIGALDPNGFRPLSLGKMKNGAYVLASETCALDVVGAELVRDIRPGEIVVVNEHGYKIVQYTNETQLAICSMEFIYFARPDSNIYGVNVHSARKRMGARLAAESPVEADMVVGVPNSSLSAASGYSEASGLPNEMGLIKNQYVARTFIQPTQELREQGVRMKLSAVRGVVKGKRVIVIDDSIVRGTTSRRIVQLLKEAGAAEVHMRISSPPLKYPCFYGIDISTTKELIASKQSVEEIRDFIGADSLAFLSLDGLVESIGLNAAAPYGGLCVAYFNGDYPTALDDYEQDFLASVTPEDRVRLPRFALDDSEYEGNEYSCQKGLKPGEWQPKL, from the coding sequence ATGTCTGCTGAGCTCGAAGATATCCACGAGGAATGCGGCATTTTCGGCGTCTGGGGGCACCCGGACGCGTCCCGTCTCACCTATTTCGGCCTGCACGCGCTGCAGCACCGCGGCCAGGAGGGCGCGGGCATCGTCTCCAACGACAACGGCACGCTGATCGGCCACCGCGGCCTGGGACTGCTGACCCAGGTGTTCGCCGACGAACGCCAGATCCAGCGCCTCAAGGGCGACAAGGCCATCGGCCATGTGCGCTACGCCACCGCCGGTTCCGGCACCACCGATAACATCCAGCCGTTCATCTTCCGCTTCCATGACGGCGATGTGGCCCTGTGCCACAACGGCAACCTCACCAACTGCCCGTCGCTGCGCCGCAAGCTGGAGGACGAGGGCGCGATCTTCCACTCGAATTCCGACACCGAAGTGCTGATGCATCTCATCCGCCGCTCCGACAAGCCGACCTTCATGGACAAGCTCAAGGAGGCGCTCAACACCGTGCACGGCGGCTTCGCCTACCTGCTGATGACCAACGACGCGATGATCGGCGCGCTCGACCCGAACGGCTTCCGCCCGTTGAGCCTGGGCAAGATGAAGAACGGCGCCTACGTACTCGCCTCCGAGACCTGCGCGCTCGACGTGGTCGGCGCCGAACTCGTGCGCGACATCCGTCCCGGCGAGATCGTGGTGGTCAACGAGCACGGCTACAAAATCGTGCAGTACACGAACGAGACCCAGCTGGCGATCTGCTCGATGGAGTTCATCTACTTCGCCCGCCCCGATTCGAATATCTACGGCGTCAACGTACATTCCGCACGCAAGCGCATGGGTGCCCGTCTCGCCGCCGAGTCGCCGGTCGAGGCCGATATGGTGGTCGGCGTGCCGAACTCCTCCCTCTCCGCCGCATCCGGCTATTCGGAGGCGTCCGGCCTGCCCAACGAGATGGGCCTGATCAAAAACCAGTATGTGGCCCGCACCTTCATCCAGCCCACGCAGGAGCTGCGCGAGCAGGGCGTGCGCATGAAGCTCTCCGCCGTGCGCGGCGTGGTCAAAGGCAAGCGCGTGATCGTGATCGACGATTCCATCGTGCGCGGCACCACCTCACGCCGCATCGTGCAGCTGCTCAAAGAGGCGGGCGCGGCCGAGGTGCATATGCGCATCAGCTCCCCGCCGCTCAAATACCCCTGCTTCTACGGCATCGACATCTCCACCACCAAGGAGCTGATCGCCAGCAAGCAGAGCGTGGAGGAGATCCGCGACTTCATCGGCGCCGACTCGCTCGCCTTCCTTTCGCTCGACGGACTGGTCGAATCAATCGGACTGAACGCGGCCGCGCCCTACGGCGGATTGTGCGTCGCCTACTTCAACGGCGACTACCCCACCGCGCTGGACGACTACGAACAGGATTTCCTCGCGTCGGTCACCCCGGAGGACCGCGTGCGCCTACCCCGCTTCGCGCTCGACGACAGCGAGTACGAGGGCAACGAATACTCCTGCCAGAAGGGTCTCAAGCCCGGCGAATGGCAGCCGAAACTCTAA
- a CDS encoding LTA synthase family protein, giving the protein MSEQNERTNQRNASREVQAMNNENTSEQTQQPDDIEELTIARAGGTGKGSRPRTSGVFGRFGKGRAGRDRSGRGETARKPFPGWLYAVLFLVFDAVGVAALEIGVSQTSARVQLSNNMNVTGWGFVTKMWTDLNFVAVLNLILAGVIYLILLMLFNRFWIATPVFLALAIIVAVIEYFKISIRYEAILPSDLSFLGSNTGNLMSFMPSGAHVTVLIAIGVFAVFVALCVALNRIDGRHGRLFRGTDAKSRSFNAVARLLLILVPGLFFGLYAMQVGTVGSWAKNFSSAMGDKPSMWDSVYDAQRNGPLVAFVRQLNPKVMEEPEEYSEETMQEVLARYTQAAEEINETRSANMTDSTVVYILSESFSDPERVPGLKVNKDSMPNIREIKANTTSGLMLSSGYGGGTANLEYMGLTGLSMANFDSSLTSPYQQLVPTQHWTPTINQMWGAPANSLGFHPYESSMYSRATNYEKFGFSHFYTLTGDDQIKYQDTIDDSPYVSDEATYKSALEKIAENDGDQFIQIITMQNHMPYHNWYADNEFTAESTDPSQPLDEDEQESIETYQKGASITDEATQEFLDQLDELDKPVTVVFYGDHLPGIYSTASEDENNSLALHLTDYFIWSNKASGTQGNDIDNDEYSSPNYFVAQAAEHMDAKVSPYLAFLTLMHEKISAMEPPVVNSIQGWDRIPEGQNIYLDADGNPMAESDFDEETQQLLEDYRLIQYDITAGAGYLEDTDFMTLPR; this is encoded by the coding sequence ATGTCTGAACAGAACGAACGAACCAACCAACGAAACGCGAGCCGTGAAGTGCAGGCCATGAACAACGAGAACACCTCCGAACAGACGCAGCAACCGGACGACATCGAGGAGCTGACCATCGCCCGAGCCGGCGGTACCGGCAAGGGATCACGCCCCCGAACGTCGGGTGTGTTCGGGAGATTCGGCAAAGGCCGTGCCGGGCGCGACCGGTCCGGCCGTGGCGAAACCGCGCGCAAGCCCTTCCCGGGATGGCTGTACGCCGTGCTGTTCCTCGTGTTCGACGCCGTCGGCGTGGCCGCGCTGGAGATCGGCGTGAGCCAGACCTCGGCGCGCGTCCAACTGTCGAACAACATGAACGTCACTGGCTGGGGCTTTGTGACCAAGATGTGGACCGACCTCAACTTCGTGGCCGTGCTCAACCTCATCCTGGCCGGCGTCATCTACCTCATTCTGCTGATGCTGTTCAACCGATTCTGGATCGCCACCCCGGTGTTCCTCGCGTTGGCGATCATCGTCGCGGTTATCGAGTATTTCAAGATCTCGATCCGCTACGAGGCGATCCTGCCCTCCGACCTGAGCTTCCTCGGGTCCAACACCGGCAATCTCATGAGCTTCATGCCCTCCGGCGCACATGTGACCGTCCTCATCGCGATCGGCGTGTTCGCCGTCTTCGTGGCGCTGTGCGTCGCGCTCAACCGCATCGACGGACGCCATGGCCGCCTGTTCCGCGGAACGGATGCGAAAAGCCGCTCGTTCAACGCCGTCGCCCGTCTGCTGCTTATCCTCGTGCCGGGGCTGTTCTTCGGTTTGTACGCCATGCAGGTGGGTACGGTCGGCTCGTGGGCCAAGAACTTCTCCTCGGCGATGGGCGACAAACCCTCGATGTGGGATTCCGTCTACGACGCGCAGCGCAACGGCCCGCTGGTCGCCTTCGTCCGCCAACTCAATCCCAAGGTGATGGAGGAGCCGGAGGAGTATTCCGAGGAGACCATGCAGGAGGTGCTCGCGCGCTACACGCAGGCCGCCGAGGAGATCAACGAGACCCGCTCCGCGAATATGACCGACAGCACCGTGGTCTACATCCTCTCCGAATCCTTCTCCGACCCCGAGCGCGTGCCCGGGCTGAAGGTGAACAAGGACTCGATGCCGAACATCCGTGAGATCAAGGCGAACACCACCTCCGGCCTGATGCTCTCCTCCGGCTATGGCGGCGGCACCGCGAACCTCGAATACATGGGGTTGACCGGCCTGTCGATGGCGAATTTCGACTCGTCGCTGACCAGCCCGTACCAGCAGCTCGTGCCGACCCAGCATTGGACGCCGACCATCAACCAGATGTGGGGCGCGCCCGCCAACTCGTTGGGATTCCATCCGTACGAGTCGTCCATGTACTCGCGCGCCACGAACTATGAGAAGTTCGGCTTCTCGCATTTCTACACGCTGACCGGCGACGACCAGATCAAGTATCAGGATACGATCGACGATTCGCCGTACGTCTCCGACGAGGCGACCTACAAAAGCGCGCTGGAGAAGATCGCCGAGAACGACGGCGACCAGTTCATCCAGATCATCACCATGCAGAACCACATGCCCTACCACAATTGGTATGCGGACAACGAGTTCACGGCCGAATCCACCGACCCGTCGCAGCCGTTGGACGAGGATGAGCAGGAGTCCATCGAGACGTACCAGAAGGGCGCGTCGATCACCGACGAGGCCACGCAGGAGTTCCTCGACCAGCTTGACGAGCTCGACAAGCCGGTGACCGTCGTGTTCTACGGCGACCATTTGCCGGGCATCTACTCCACGGCCAGCGAGGACGAGAACAATTCGCTCGCCCTGCATCTGACCGACTACTTCATCTGGTCCAACAAGGCCTCCGGCACGCAAGGCAACGATATCGACAACGACGAGTACTCGTCGCCGAACTACTTCGTGGCGCAGGCCGCCGAGCATATGGACGCAAAGGTCTCGCCTTATCTGGCGTTCCTGACGCTCATGCACGAAAAGATCTCCGCGATGGAGCCTCCGGTGGTCAACAGCATTCAAGGCTGGGACCGCATCCCCGAAGGCCAGAACATCTATCTGGACGCCGACGGCAATCCGATGGCGGAAAGCGACTTCGACGAGGAGACGCAGCAGTTGCTGGAGGATTACCGACTCATCCAATACGACATCACCGCCGGCGCCGGCTATCTGGAGGACACCGATTTCATGACGCTGCCCAGATAA
- the purM gene encoding phosphoribosylformylglycinamidine cyclo-ligase — MPKAYENAGVSVEAGYEVVKRIKSHVARTDRPGVVGGIGGFGGLFDLASLGYKEPVLISGTDGVGTKLMVAKMAGKHNTIGIDCVAMCVNDIAAQGAEPLFFLDYIACGKNDPALLEQVVAGVADGCVQAGSGLIGGETAEMPGMYDEDEYDLAGFAVGVAEKSAIVDGSIIAQGDVLIGLPSSGVHSNGFSLVRKALFEQAGYTVDTELDALGGAKLGDVLLTPTTIYVKALKPLFAAGVVKGVAHITGGGFIENIPRMIPDGLAARIQLGSWPVLPIFDVLEQAGEIDHMEMFNIFNMGVGMVLAVDAARADETLALLEANGEAAYRIGEIVAKANDDVELV; from the coding sequence ATGCCCAAAGCATATGAGAACGCTGGAGTCAGCGTCGAAGCCGGCTATGAAGTCGTCAAACGAATCAAGTCGCATGTGGCCCGCACCGACCGCCCGGGCGTGGTGGGCGGCATCGGCGGCTTCGGAGGCCTGTTCGATCTCGCCTCGCTCGGCTATAAGGAACCGGTGCTGATCTCCGGCACCGACGGCGTGGGCACCAAGCTGATGGTGGCCAAGATGGCCGGCAAGCACAACACCATTGGCATCGACTGCGTGGCCATGTGCGTCAACGACATCGCCGCACAGGGCGCAGAACCGTTGTTCTTCCTTGATTACATCGCTTGCGGCAAGAACGATCCGGCACTGCTGGAGCAGGTGGTGGCCGGTGTGGCCGACGGCTGCGTTCAGGCCGGCTCCGGTCTGATCGGCGGCGAAACCGCCGAAATGCCGGGCATGTACGACGAGGACGAATACGATCTGGCCGGCTTCGCGGTCGGCGTGGCCGAGAAGTCCGCCATCGTGGACGGATCGATCATCGCCCAGGGCGACGTGCTGATCGGACTGCCCTCCTCCGGCGTGCATTCCAACGGCTTCTCCTTGGTGCGCAAGGCCCTGTTCGAGCAGGCCGGCTACACCGTGGACACCGAGCTGGACGCGCTGGGCGGCGCCAAACTCGGCGACGTGCTGCTCACCCCCACCACGATCTACGTCAAGGCGTTGAAGCCCCTGTTCGCCGCAGGCGTGGTCAAGGGCGTCGCGCATATCACCGGCGGCGGCTTCATCGAGAACATCCCGCGTATGATCCCCGACGGTCTCGCCGCGCGCATCCAGCTCGGCTCGTGGCCCGTGCTGCCGATTTTCGACGTACTGGAGCAGGCCGGCGAAATCGACCATATGGAGATGTTCAACATCTTCAATATGGGTGTGGGCATGGTGCTGGCCGTGGACGCGGCCCGCGCCGACGAGACGCTCGCCCTGCTTGAGGCCAACGGCGAGGCGGCCTATAGGATCGGCGAGATCGTCGCCAAAGCCAACGACGACGTGGAACTCGTCTGA
- the purD gene encoding phosphoribosylamine--glycine ligase, producing the protein MKVLVIGSGAREHAIAHALLRGGSVDEVTVAPGNPGMELDGINTTSLNASNHAALIDFVQKNDYDWVFVGPEVPLIEGIVDAFAEAGIKAFGPSKAAAQIEGSKDFAKKLMARHDIPTAQYRTFDELEPAKRYVAEQGAPIVIKADGLAAGKGVTVAMDIDTANAALEDIFVDHRFGAAGAKVVIEEFLEGQEFSLMSFVNGTDFWPMPISQDHKRAYDNDEGPNTGGMGAYSPVPQIGQDVVDAAIETIVRPTVQAMADEGTPFTGILYAGLIATADGPKVIEFNARFGDPETEVVLPKLTSDLGEGIWTLLNGGAPEFTWDDQRATLGVVLAAEGYPVNVVKGAPIPEITVDEDSHVYYAGVANSPDGLIASSGRVLLVETTADNIKAAQDKVYAIIDPLVTDGMFYRHDIGAKALNA; encoded by the coding sequence ATGAAGGTTCTGGTCATTGGTTCCGGCGCGCGCGAGCACGCCATCGCCCATGCGCTGCTGCGCGGTGGCTCCGTCGACGAGGTGACCGTCGCTCCCGGCAATCCGGGCATGGAGCTCGACGGCATCAACACCACCTCGCTGAACGCCTCCAACCATGCGGCGCTGATCGACTTCGTGCAGAAGAACGACTACGACTGGGTGTTCGTCGGCCCTGAGGTGCCGCTGATCGAGGGCATCGTCGATGCCTTCGCCGAGGCCGGCATCAAGGCGTTCGGCCCGAGCAAGGCCGCCGCCCAGATCGAGGGGTCGAAGGACTTCGCCAAGAAGCTGATGGCCCGCCACGACATTCCGACCGCGCAGTACCGCACCTTCGACGAGCTGGAGCCCGCCAAGCGCTACGTGGCCGAGCAGGGCGCGCCGATTGTGATCAAGGCCGATGGCCTGGCCGCCGGCAAGGGCGTGACCGTGGCCATGGATATCGACACCGCGAACGCCGCGTTGGAGGATATCTTCGTGGACCACCGCTTCGGTGCCGCCGGCGCGAAGGTAGTGATCGAGGAGTTCCTGGAGGGTCAGGAATTCTCACTGATGAGCTTTGTGAACGGCACCGACTTCTGGCCCATGCCGATTTCGCAGGATCACAAGCGCGCCTACGACAACGACGAGGGCCCGAACACGGGCGGCATGGGCGCGTACAGCCCGGTGCCGCAGATCGGCCAGGATGTGGTCGACGCCGCGATCGAGACCATCGTGCGCCCCACCGTCCAGGCCATGGCCGACGAGGGCACGCCGTTCACCGGCATTCTCTACGCCGGTCTGATCGCCACCGCCGACGGCCCGAAGGTGATCGAGTTCAACGCCCGCTTCGGCGACCCCGAAACCGAGGTCGTGCTGCCGAAGCTCACCTCCGATCTGGGCGAAGGCATCTGGACGCTGCTGAACGGAGGCGCTCCCGAATTCACGTGGGACGACCAGCGCGCGACGCTGGGCGTGGTGCTCGCTGCCGAGGGGTATCCGGTGAATGTGGTCAAGGGCGCGCCCATCCCCGAAATCACCGTGGACGAGGATTCCCACGTGTATTACGCGGGCGTGGCCAACAGCCCGGACGGCCTGATCGCCTCCTCCGGCCGCGTGCTGCTGGTGGAGACCACCGCCGATAACATCAAGGCGGCGCAGGACAAGGTCTACGCGATTATCGATCCGCTGGTCACCGACGGCATGTTCTACCGCCATGATATCGGTGCCAAAGCGCTGAACGCCTGA
- a CDS encoding aldehyde dehydrogenase family protein, which produces MTHDIFSRLQRTFRSGRTKPLSWRRSQLDAMRRMLAENKPEIIEAVRADLGKPASETLLMEIDLVMDEARFVRRRMGMWSSRHPKPIHWLLQPAFGWTLAEPKGVALVISPWNYPVLLSLEPMVDAIAAGNAVCLKPSELSPTISHLLAELVARYLDPDAFAVVEGGPEETTALLEKPFDHIFYTGGGRVGKIVMEAAAKHLTPVTLELGGKSPCFVDHTVNLNTAARRIAWGKFTNAGQTCVAPDYVLATPDIAQMLADRIALAVTEFYGDDPRQSSDFARIVNERHFDRLTGLLADGGRLVCGGQTDRADRYIAPTVLFGTSPDAPVMREEIFGPILPILVVRDADAAIDFINERSRPLAAYVFSRDVETRKRFERDTSSGALGYAIPLGHLISSRLPFGGVGGSGIGAYHGKEGFKVFSHVKTVVDKPQFPDTLQVVYPPFTTLRQALIRIVAKLS; this is translated from the coding sequence ATGACCCACGACATCTTCTCCCGCCTCCAGCGCACGTTCCGGTCCGGCCGCACCAAGCCGTTGTCGTGGCGGCGGTCCCAGCTCGACGCGATGCGCCGCATGCTCGCCGAGAACAAGCCGGAGATCATCGAGGCGGTGCGTGCCGACCTCGGCAAACCGGCGTCCGAAACGCTGCTGATGGAGATCGATCTGGTGATGGATGAGGCGCGTTTCGTGCGCCGCCGCATGGGCATGTGGTCCTCCCGCCATCCCAAGCCCATACACTGGCTGCTGCAGCCGGCGTTCGGTTGGACGCTCGCCGAACCGAAAGGCGTGGCGCTGGTCATCTCCCCGTGGAACTATCCGGTGCTGTTAAGCCTGGAGCCGATGGTCGACGCGATCGCGGCCGGCAACGCCGTCTGTCTCAAGCCTTCGGAGCTATCGCCCACGATCTCGCATCTGCTGGCGGAACTGGTCGCCCGCTATCTTGATCCCGACGCCTTCGCCGTGGTGGAGGGCGGTCCTGAGGAGACGACCGCGCTGCTGGAGAAGCCCTTCGACCATATCTTCTATACCGGCGGCGGCCGCGTCGGCAAAATCGTCATGGAGGCCGCGGCGAAGCATCTGACGCCGGTCACACTGGAATTGGGCGGCAAGTCGCCGTGTTTCGTGGACCATACGGTGAATCTCAACACCGCCGCGCGCCGCATCGCCTGGGGCAAGTTCACCAATGCGGGCCAGACCTGCGTGGCCCCGGACTATGTGCTGGCCACGCCGGACATCGCCCAGATGCTCGCCGACCGCATCGCCCTCGCCGTCACGGAGTTCTACGGCGACGACCCGCGCCAATCCTCGGATTTCGCGCGTATCGTCAACGAGCGTCATTTCGACCGTCTAACCGGACTGCTGGCGGATGGCGGGAGGTTGGTCTGCGGAGGCCAGACCGACCGTGCCGACCGGTATATCGCGCCCACGGTGCTGTTTGGCACCTCGCCCGATGCGCCGGTGATGCGTGAGGAGATTTTCGGTCCGATTCTGCCGATTCTTGTGGTGCGCGACGCCGACGCCGCCATCGATTTCATCAACGAGCGCAGCCGTCCTCTGGCGGCCTACGTGTTCTCCCGCGACGTCGAGACCCGGAAGCGGTTCGAACGCGACACCAGTTCGGGCGCGTTGGGATATGCGATTCCGCTCGGCCACCTCATCTCCAGCCGGCTGCCCTTCGGCGGCGTGGGTGGCTCCGGCATAGGCGCCTACCACGGCAAGGAGGGATTCAAGGTGTTCAGCCATGTCAAAACCGTGGTCGACAAGCCGCAGTTCCCCGACACCCTGCAGGTGGTCTATCCGCCGTTCACCACGCTGCGTCAGGCGCTGATCCGCATCGTCGCCAAGCTCAGCTAG